A genome region from Pseudanabaena sp. Chao 1811 includes the following:
- a CDS encoding 50S ribosomal protein L23 produces the protein MAKIPTQFDPRRLPDLIRRPLLNEKATRQLESNKYTFDVVHDATKPEIKAAIESLFSVKVKKVNTHNPPAQARRIGKFAGKRAQIKRAIVTLAEGSKIDLFPDV, from the coding sequence ATGGCTAAGATCCCAACCCAATTCGATCCCCGTCGCTTGCCCGATCTCATTCGTCGCCCTCTGCTCAATGAAAAGGCAACCAGACAATTAGAAAGCAACAAGTACACCTTTGATGTTGTGCATGATGCCACTAAGCCTGAAATCAAAGCTGCAATTGAGAGTTTGTTCTCAGTCAAGGTTAAGAAAGTGAATACCCATAACCCACCCGCACAGGCGCGTCGGATTGGTAAGTTCGCAGGCAAACGCGCTCAAATCAAAAGAGCGATCGTCACCCTCGCTGAAGGCAGCAAAATCGATTTGTTCCCAGATGTGTAA
- a CDS encoding glutathione S-transferase family protein: MLLLQFSTSHYCRKARLALGYKQIPYQVENLTPGLHILRIKPLSGKKTVPVLLPQQKNCPAVVADSTEIIRFLEGYHPNPPLYLANEQQQKEALQLEDYFDEFIGTSARFVYYQFRANEGKHIDPSWMSQLVIAIVRSQYGINADSAKLASQKIDEAIAMLSERWQKGYLIGDRFSVADLTAAALLSPLGLIPSYRHTYPWLFDRITVIHQLCHEPLPTNWEAGLGQV; this comes from the coding sequence ATGCTTCTATTACAGTTTAGTACTTCTCACTATTGCCGTAAAGCTAGACTAGCTCTTGGTTACAAACAAATTCCCTACCAAGTCGAGAACCTCACTCCCGGACTACATATTCTTAGAATTAAGCCCCTTTCAGGCAAAAAGACTGTCCCTGTCCTACTACCACAACAAAAAAATTGCCCCGCAGTAGTTGCGGACTCCACCGAAATTATTCGCTTTCTCGAAGGTTATCACCCCAATCCACCCCTTTATTTAGCAAATGAACAACAACAAAAGGAAGCATTACAGCTAGAGGATTATTTCGATGAGTTTATAGGGACATCAGCAAGGTTTGTTTATTACCAATTTCGCGCTAATGAGGGTAAGCATATCGATCCCTCATGGATGAGTCAGCTCGTAATTGCGATCGTCAGATCGCAATATGGCATTAATGCAGACTCCGCAAAGTTGGCATCTCAAAAAATTGATGAGGCGATCGCGATGCTCAGTGAGCGTTGGCAAAAGGGCTATTTAATCGGAGATCGCTTTAGTGTTGCGGATTTGACGGCAGCAGCGCTACTCTCACCATTGGGGCTAATTCCTAGCTACCGTCATACTTATCCTTGGTTATTTGATCGCATTACCGTAATTCATCAGCTTTGTCATGAGCCTTTGCCAACAAACTGGGAAGCGGGACTGGGTCAAGTTTAA
- the rplV gene encoding 50S ribosomal protein L22 — protein sequence MILAQNEIPAVAKYIRMSPHKVRRVLDQIRGRSYREALMILEFMPYRSCEPITKVLRSAVANAEHNAGLDPASLVVNQAFADMGPSLKRFRPRAQGRAYQIRKPTCHITITVKPSEEE from the coding sequence ATGATCCTTGCCCAAAACGAAATCCCTGCCGTAGCTAAATACATTCGGATGTCACCCCACAAGGTGCGCCGAGTACTCGACCAAATCCGTGGTCGTAGCTACCGTGAAGCATTAATGATTCTTGAGTTCATGCCCTATCGCTCCTGCGAACCAATCACCAAGGTATTGCGTTCTGCCGTAGCTAATGCTGAACATAACGCTGGACTTGATCCCGCATCCCTAGTAGTTAACCAAGCCTTCGCCGATATGGGACCTAGCCTCAAGCGCTTCCGTCCCCGCGCTCAAGGTCGTGCTTACCAAATTCGTAAGCCTACTTGTCATATTACGATTACCGTCAAACCATCGGAGGAAGAATAG
- the rpsS gene encoding 30S ribosomal protein S19: MTRSLKKGPFVADHLLTKIEKLNAKGEKQVVKTWSRASTILPQMIGHTIACHNGKQHVPVYVTEQMVGHKLGEFAPTRTFRGHAKSDKKAKR, from the coding sequence ATGACGCGATCGCTAAAAAAAGGTCCCTTTGTTGCCGATCACTTACTGACCAAAATCGAAAAGCTCAACGCCAAAGGCGAAAAGCAAGTTGTCAAAACATGGTCTCGCGCTTCCACAATTCTTCCTCAAATGATCGGGCATACCATTGCCTGCCATAACGGAAAACAGCACGTTCCTGTATATGTCACGGAGCAAATGGTAGGACACAAACTCGGTGAGTTTGCCCCTACTCGCACCTTCCGCGGTCATGCCAAGAGCGACAAAAAGGCCAAGAGATAG
- the rpmC gene encoding 50S ribosomal protein L29, with translation MALPKVQETRELSDDELQAQILTVKRDLFDLRFKQATRQPVQPHQFKHAKHRLSQLLTVERERQSRA, from the coding sequence ATGGCACTCCCAAAAGTCCAAGAAACTAGAGAGCTATCTGATGATGAGTTACAAGCGCAAATCTTGACCGTCAAGAGAGATCTATTTGATCTGCGCTTCAAGCAGGCAACTAGACAGCCTGTACAACCCCATCAGTTCAAGCACGCAAAGCATCGTTTGTCACAACTGCTGACTGTCGAGCGTGAACGCCAGTCCAGAGCTTAA
- a CDS encoding ATP-binding protein, whose protein sequence is MEIAQPINSGISEISRPVGYQICDREQIHLLGHIQSHGVLLSILEADLRIMQVSENAIHFFGKNAISLINQPLNAIFSQSQINTLLSFTTHQNLEVFNPIKLSVQINRKKCWFQGIMHRADGLLILELEPLSEDPTPNLGFYYLAKSAAINVREAKDFDEISDLLVKEIRKITGYDRVLIYKFDLDNSGVVIAESKAEELEPLLGLHYPAFDIPELARKLYYRNWLRLIVDLNCQPVPIIPLNNPITQKPLDLSLSTLRSVSSFHVKYLQKMGVSASLGISLINSGKLWGLIVCHHYSPKYIDYETRKTCEFLGQIMSVEIVHKHEQYLKKAQDNIKFIQTKLKQDILEGYQLVNYTFLQDIEKLLDLVNANGAIICFGDRISEIGTCPPPTFVSNLLEWLEQKSQDVFYTNCLSQLLPEAMEFKDRASGLLSISIKLNHTSYHIIWLRSEVVQTVNWAGDPSKLLDIDDDFDPSPRRSFELWKETVRAKSLPWDEVEIEAALELRGTFMLAALEFSQQALKQEAEHSEVANRAKSSFLARMSHELRTPLNAILGCTQLMSREDGLTEALGEYVKIISHSSEHLLNLIDDVLEVSKIEAGKIILEESIFDLQLFLNNLQEMLQIRARDKNLQLIFAIHPRLPQYIKADERKIRQILLNLLGNAIKFTHKGYIILRVSLVDTDQDLSKSVIQFEVEDTGCGIAPEEINNLFEAFVQTASGRASQTGTGLGLVISQQFARFMGSHIQVSSTLGKGTIFQFELTIENVATPELKVEQEVDAVKPLAILPLADIQIEQNQSIQYITEKITDENHKQSLRILLVEDNTFNQMIALRLLAKLGYYADCAMNGLEVLQALQNKSYDLILMDVQMPEMDGLEATRRIRLIEKDGDTVNKIKIVAMTANAMKEDREKCILMGMDDFISKPVRIEDLKGVLKKFA, encoded by the coding sequence ATGGAAATAGCGCAACCTATAAATTCAGGAATTTCTGAAATTTCAAGACCAGTTGGTTATCAAATCTGCGATCGCGAACAGATTCACTTATTGGGACATATTCAGTCCCACGGTGTGTTGTTGAGCATTCTTGAAGCAGATTTGCGAATAATGCAGGTGAGCGAAAACGCAATTCACTTTTTTGGCAAAAACGCCATATCTCTGATCAACCAACCTCTGAATGCAATATTTTCACAGTCTCAGATTAATACTCTATTATCTTTTACCACTCACCAAAATTTAGAAGTATTCAATCCAATTAAACTATCTGTTCAGATTAATCGGAAGAAATGCTGGTTTCAAGGCATAATGCACCGTGCTGATGGACTACTCATTTTAGAATTAGAACCTTTATCGGAAGATCCGACTCCTAATCTGGGATTTTATTACCTAGCAAAATCTGCGGCAATTAATGTTAGAGAAGCGAAGGATTTTGATGAAATATCGGATTTACTAGTTAAAGAAATTCGGAAGATAACTGGATACGATCGCGTACTCATCTACAAATTTGATTTGGACAATAGTGGAGTTGTGATTGCTGAGTCTAAAGCTGAAGAGCTAGAACCTCTGTTAGGATTGCATTATCCAGCCTTTGATATTCCTGAGCTTGCCCGTAAACTCTATTACAGAAATTGGTTGCGCCTAATTGTTGATTTAAACTGCCAACCTGTACCAATTATCCCCCTCAATAATCCCATTACGCAGAAACCCCTTGATTTGAGCCTTAGCACCTTGAGAAGTGTTTCGTCGTTTCATGTGAAATACTTACAAAAAATGGGGGTTTCAGCTTCTTTAGGCATCTCTCTAATTAACTCAGGCAAGCTATGGGGATTGATTGTTTGCCATCATTATTCACCTAAGTATATAGACTATGAGACTAGAAAGACTTGTGAGTTTTTAGGTCAAATCATGTCTGTGGAAATTGTCCATAAACATGAGCAATACCTTAAAAAAGCCCAAGATAACATCAAATTTATTCAAACTAAACTGAAGCAAGATATTCTAGAAGGCTATCAATTAGTTAATTATACTTTTCTTCAAGATATAGAGAAACTACTCGATTTAGTCAATGCTAACGGAGCAATCATTTGCTTCGGAGATCGCATTTCTGAAATTGGTACATGTCCACCGCCAACATTTGTTTCTAATTTGTTGGAGTGGTTAGAGCAGAAGTCTCAAGATGTTTTTTATACTAATTGCTTAAGTCAGTTATTGCCTGAAGCAATGGAGTTTAAGGATAGGGCAAGTGGATTATTATCTATTTCTATTAAGCTTAATCATACTTCTTATCATATAATTTGGCTTCGTTCTGAAGTTGTACAAACTGTTAACTGGGCAGGTGATCCGAGCAAATTGTTAGATATTGATGATGATTTTGATCCATCACCTCGTCGATCTTTTGAATTATGGAAAGAAACCGTTAGAGCTAAATCCTTACCTTGGGATGAAGTGGAAATTGAAGCTGCTTTAGAATTGAGAGGTACGTTTATGCTGGCAGCTTTAGAGTTTTCACAACAGGCTCTAAAGCAAGAGGCAGAACACTCTGAAGTGGCAAATCGGGCTAAAAGTAGTTTTCTAGCAAGAATGAGTCATGAGTTGAGAACTCCTCTAAATGCGATTTTGGGATGTACACAATTGATGAGTCGAGAAGATGGACTTACTGAAGCGCTTGGAGAATATGTCAAGATTATCAGTCATAGTAGTGAACATTTGCTTAACTTGATCGATGATGTTTTAGAAGTATCTAAAATTGAAGCAGGAAAGATAATTCTGGAAGAGTCAATATTTGATTTGCAGCTATTTCTCAATAATCTTCAGGAGATGTTGCAAATTAGAGCAAGAGATAAGAACTTGCAGCTAATTTTTGCGATTCATCCCAGACTGCCGCAGTATATTAAGGCGGATGAGCGTAAAATTCGGCAGATTTTATTGAATCTTTTAGGTAATGCGATTAAGTTTACGCACAAAGGCTACATAATTCTTCGTGTCTCATTAGTAGATACAGATCAGGATCTCTCTAAGTCAGTTATTCAATTTGAAGTAGAAGACACTGGCTGTGGAATTGCTCCAGAAGAAATTAATAATTTGTTTGAAGCTTTTGTGCAAACGGCTTCAGGTCGAGCATCACAGACAGGTACAGGTTTAGGTCTAGTGATTAGCCAACAGTTTGCAAGGTTTATGGGTAGTCATATTCAGGTGAGTAGTACTTTAGGTAAAGGTACAATTTTTCAATTTGAACTGACTATTGAGAATGTGGCTACTCCAGAGTTGAAGGTAGAGCAGGAAGTTGATGCTGTTAAGCCTCTAGCTATATTGCCATTGGCGGATATCCAGATAGAGCAAAATCAAAGTATCCAATATATCACGGAGAAAATTACTGATGAGAATCATAAGCAATCTTTGAGAATTCTGTTGGTCGAAGACAACACGTTTAATCAGATGATCGCTTTACGACTTCTAGCGAAATTAGGATATTATGCGGATTGTGCAATGAATGGCTTAGAGGTGTTACAAGCCTTGCAAAATAAATCCTATGATTTGATTTTAATGGATGTTCAGATGCCAGAAATGGATGGTTTAGAAGCTACTCGTAGAATTCGGCTAATTGAGAAAGATGGAGATACCGTTAATAAAATCAAAATTGTGGCAATGACTGCAAATGCAATGAAGGAAGATCGAGAGAAGTGTATCTTAATGGGAATGGATGATTTTATTAGTAAGCCTGTGAGGATAGAAGATCTCAAAGGGGTGTTAAAAAAATTTGCTTGA
- the rplB gene encoding 50S ribosomal protein L2 gives MGVRAYKPYTASTRQTVVSDFAEITKSEPEKSLTTHVHRKRGRNNRGVITSRRRGGGHKRLYRIIDFKRNKRDIIAEVIAIEYDPNRTSRIALLQYEDGEKRYILAPKGIAVGNKIQAGTSNVPFEIGNAMPLANIPLGTIVHNVELVPGKGGQIVRSAGAGAQIAAKEGDFVTLKLPSSEVRLIRKDCFATIGQVGNLDHSNTSLGKAGRSRWLNRRPKVRGMVMNPVDHPHGGGEGCAPIGRSGPVTPWGKPTLGYKTRKKGKLSDALIVRRRRKSSKRGKGGRNA, from the coding sequence ATGGGCGTTCGTGCATATAAACCGTATACCGCTAGTACCAGACAAACCGTTGTCTCGGACTTTGCGGAAATCACCAAATCAGAACCCGAAAAGTCTTTAACCACCCATGTCCACCGTAAGCGTGGACGTAATAACCGTGGTGTAATTACTAGCCGTAGACGTGGCGGCGGTCACAAGCGTCTTTATCGGATTATCGATTTTAAGCGCAACAAACGTGACATCATCGCTGAAGTCATTGCGATCGAGTACGATCCTAACCGCACCTCTCGTATTGCTCTATTGCAATATGAAGATGGCGAAAAAAGATATATTCTTGCTCCCAAGGGCATTGCCGTTGGCAACAAAATTCAAGCGGGGACAAGTAACGTTCCTTTTGAAATCGGTAACGCTATGCCTCTAGCAAACATACCTCTCGGTACAATTGTTCACAACGTTGAACTGGTACCTGGAAAGGGTGGTCAAATTGTGCGTTCGGCTGGTGCTGGTGCTCAAATCGCAGCAAAAGAAGGTGATTTCGTTACCCTTAAGCTTCCTTCCAGTGAAGTTCGCTTGATTCGTAAGGATTGCTTCGCGACTATCGGACAAGTTGGCAATCTCGATCATAGCAACACCAGTCTTGGTAAAGCAGGTCGTAGTCGTTGGTTGAACCGTCGTCCTAAAGTTCGTGGTATGGTCATGAACCCCGTCGATCACCCCCATGGTGGTGGTGAAGGTTGTGCCCCCATCGGACGTAGTGGTCCTGTTACGCCTTGGGGTAAACCAACCTTGGGTTACAAGACTCGCAAGAAGGGCAAACTCAGTGATGCCCTCATTGTTCGTCGCCGTCGCAAGTCCTCGAAGCGCGGTAAGGGCGGACGTAACGCTTAA
- the rplC gene encoding 50S ribosomal protein L3 produces MTVGILGTKLGMTQVFDSDGNAVPVTVVHAGPITVTQVKTDTKEGYKAIQVGYGKTREKLLTKPELGHLKASGAEPVKHLREYRLDDVSNYTIGQTLDVSQFKDGDIVDVIGTSIGKGFAGYQKRHNFGRGPMAHGSKNHRQPGSTGAGTTPGRVYPGKRMAGRLGGKQITVKKLTIVKVDAANNVLLIKGAVPGKAGALLNVIPTVIVGKAK; encoded by the coding sequence ATGACTGTCGGAATTCTCGGCACAAAACTTGGGATGACCCAAGTATTCGATTCGGATGGCAACGCTGTTCCTGTAACCGTTGTCCATGCAGGTCCTATCACCGTAACTCAAGTCAAGACTGACACCAAAGAAGGCTATAAAGCTATTCAAGTTGGTTATGGCAAGACCCGCGAGAAGCTACTCACCAAACCAGAGTTAGGACATTTGAAAGCGTCAGGTGCAGAACCTGTTAAGCACCTACGTGAATATCGTTTAGATGATGTGAGCAACTACACCATCGGACAAACCCTAGATGTAAGTCAGTTCAAGGATGGCGACATCGTTGATGTGATTGGAACTAGCATTGGTAAAGGTTTCGCTGGTTATCAAAAGCGCCACAACTTTGGTCGCGGTCCGATGGCTCACGGTTCTAAAAACCACAGACAACCTGGTTCGACAGGTGCAGGTACAACTCCTGGTCGTGTTTATCCTGGTAAGCGCATGGCTGGTCGTCTTGGCGGTAAGCAAATCACCGTAAAGAAACTAACTATAGTCAAGGTCGATGCAGCGAACAACGTGCTGCTAATTAAAGGAGCAGTACCTGGTAAAGCTGGTGCATTGCTTAATGTCATTCCTACCGTAATTGTCGGCAAGGCTAAGTAA
- a CDS encoding acyltransferase, translating into MTWELSDLLRAIATTIVIGIHASHHWWFGVKDTVTMNPEIFIDTFINQVGRFTVPIFVILSGFALSKSEEKHPFDLKIFCQRRLWRIIPPYILFTLLNVVGRSQFLAGSWQERLQQIWQALSTGMGDYHLYFLGIILQCYVSYPFLRRITFTVKNLWILLVIAFSLFSLRWISATFGLLPNLTSFLPDGNHVIYWLPYFQIGIWLSKDHGWSKQLVSQWRSHTWGYLFAIAAILELGEFYGTAILKNSAEAVGHYTRPTIILVTLTFLLWTISWQIKEPIKAILSNKIFASASFTTYLIHVWILRAIAPLEVVGGILYVPLAATVSWLIGITIWRLVKLKRWSAIAFGA; encoded by the coding sequence ATGACTTGGGAACTCTCGGATCTACTAAGGGCGATCGCTACCACTATTGTGATTGGCATTCATGCCTCCCATCACTGGTGGTTTGGGGTAAAGGATACCGTGACGATGAACCCTGAAATTTTTATTGACACATTCATTAACCAAGTCGGACGCTTTACTGTCCCCATATTTGTAATTCTATCTGGATTCGCCCTATCCAAATCAGAAGAGAAGCATCCCTTCGATTTAAAAATATTTTGTCAACGCCGCCTCTGGCGGATCATCCCGCCATATATTCTCTTCACTCTACTCAATGTCGTTGGGCGATCGCAATTTCTTGCAGGAAGTTGGCAAGAGCGACTCCAACAAATCTGGCAAGCCCTCTCTACAGGTATGGGAGATTATCATCTTTACTTCTTGGGCATTATTTTACAATGTTATGTAAGTTATCCATTTCTCCGTCGCATTACTTTTACAGTCAAGAACTTATGGATATTACTGGTGATCGCGTTTTCCCTATTTAGCTTGCGTTGGATTTCTGCGACGTTTGGATTACTTCCCAACCTTACCAGTTTTCTCCCCGACGGCAATCATGTAATTTATTGGTTACCCTATTTCCAAATTGGTATCTGGCTATCTAAAGATCATGGATGGAGTAAGCAACTTGTATCGCAATGGCGATCGCATACATGGGGGTATCTATTTGCGATCGCCGCAATTTTGGAACTAGGCGAATTCTATGGAACTGCTATACTTAAGAACTCTGCGGAAGCGGTCGGACATTACACTAGACCAACGATAATTCTGGTTACTTTAACCTTCCTACTATGGACAATCTCTTGGCAGATTAAAGAACCTATCAAAGCAATACTTTCCAACAAGATTTTTGCTAGTGCAAGTTTTACGACCTATCTCATTCATGTATGGATCTTAAGGGCGATCGCTCCCCTCGAAGTAGTTGGTGGTATTTTATACGTCCCCCTTGCCGCTACAGTATCATGGCTCATTGGCATCACGATCTGGCGACTAGTTAAGTTAAAACGCTGGAGTGCGATCGCCTTTGGCGCATAA
- a CDS encoding DUF309 domain-containing protein, with amino-acid sequence MFEPAGENPLFIEAIAQFNHGDYYTCHDTLEAIWNDAWQSDRAFYQGILQIAVGLYHLRNQNWHGATILLGEGTSRLPAYLPEYQSIDVETLLTESLQILRTVQLSGKEGIVDVLKQLDQGNLPTPQLYKIPNSDND; translated from the coding sequence ATGTTTGAGCCAGCAGGAGAAAATCCCTTATTTATTGAAGCGATCGCCCAGTTTAATCATGGAGACTATTACACCTGTCACGATACCTTAGAAGCCATTTGGAATGATGCTTGGCAAAGCGATCGAGCTTTTTATCAAGGGATATTACAAATCGCAGTTGGTCTATATCATCTCCGCAATCAAAATTGGCATGGAGCCACAATTCTCTTAGGTGAAGGTACAAGTCGCTTACCCGCTTATCTTCCTGAATATCAATCCATTGATGTTGAGACTTTATTAACAGAGAGTTTACAGATATTAAGAACTGTGCAGTTAAGTGGGAAAGAAGGAATTGTCGATGTTTTAAAACAGCTTGATCAGGGAAATTTACCTACTCCTCAACTATATAAAATCCCTAATAGCGATAATGATTAA
- the rplD gene encoding 50S ribosomal protein L4: MPIVKDWTGKEVGEVDLELRVAKEATAKGLVHRALVRQLANARQGTASSKTRAEVRGGGRKPFRQKGTGRARAGSTRSPLTRGGGAIFGPKPRDYDTKMNRKERRLALRTAFTGRAADLIVVEDFAVNLVQPKTKELTQALERWGVVAGSKVLVITDQKEENIVLSARNIRNLQLLAADQLNIFDIVNAEKIVATRSAIAKIHEVYGGDAKLATEIVTVEDAE, encoded by the coding sequence ATGCCTATAGTAAAAGATTGGACAGGGAAGGAAGTCGGTGAGGTAGATCTGGAATTGCGTGTTGCTAAAGAAGCAACTGCAAAGGGTCTAGTACACCGTGCCCTCGTCAGACAGCTCGCTAATGCCCGCCAAGGTACAGCCAGCAGCAAGACCCGCGCCGAAGTTCGTGGTGGTGGTCGTAAGCCTTTCAGACAAAAGGGGACTGGTCGCGCCCGTGCAGGTTCGACTCGTTCTCCTCTAACCCGTGGTGGTGGTGCTATTTTTGGACCAAAACCTAGAGATTACGATACCAAGATGAACCGCAAAGAGCGTCGTCTTGCTCTTCGCACCGCATTCACTGGTCGCGCAGCAGATTTGATCGTAGTTGAAGATTTTGCCGTAAATCTCGTACAGCCTAAGACTAAGGAACTCACTCAAGCTCTTGAGCGTTGGGGCGTGGTTGCTGGTAGCAAGGTTTTGGTCATTACTGATCAAAAAGAAGAAAACATTGTTTTGTCTGCACGCAATATTCGTAACTTGCAGTTGCTTGCGGCTGATCAATTGAATATTTTCGACATCGTTAATGCTGAGAAAATTGTGGCAACGCGCTCGGCGATCGCCAAGATTCATGAAGTGTATGGTGGCGATGCGAAGCTAGCAACTGAGATCGTTACGGTCGAAGATGCAGAATAA
- the rplP gene encoding 50S ribosomal protein L16 produces the protein MLSPKRTKFRKQQRGRMAGPATRGAEINFGDYAMQALEPSWITSRQIEAARRAMNRYIRRGGKIWIRIFPDKPVTMRPAETRMGSGKGAPEFWVSVVKPGRIMFEVAGVAEETAREAIRLAAAKMPIKTRFVIREKE, from the coding sequence ATGTTAAGTCCTAAACGTACAAAATTTCGTAAGCAGCAACGCGGTCGGATGGCGGGTCCCGCTACCAGAGGAGCTGAAATCAACTTTGGTGATTACGCCATGCAGGCTCTAGAGCCTTCTTGGATTACTTCTCGCCAAATCGAAGCCGCCCGTCGTGCCATGAACCGCTACATCCGTCGCGGTGGCAAGATTTGGATTCGTATTTTCCCAGACAAGCCTGTAACTATGCGTCCTGCTGAAACCCGTATGGGTTCTGGTAAAGGTGCTCCAGAGTTTTGGGTATCAGTAGTCAAACCTGGCCGCATCATGTTTGAGGTCGCAGGTGTTGCTGAAGAGACCGCAAGAGAGGCAATTCGTTTGGCCGCAGCCAAGATGCCAATCAAAACCAGATTTGTTATCCGTGAGAAGGAGTAA
- the rpsC gene encoding 30S ribosomal protein S3: MGQKIHPTGLRLGITKSHLSRWYADVNRYGVLAEEDNKIRKYIEKTLSNAGIAEILIDRKADQVDLEIRTARPGVVVGRGGAGIEQLRVGLVKYLEQDGSLKKTGTSQVRINVTEVTRVDAEAPLIAEYIAQQIERRVSFRRVVRQAIQRAQRAGIEGIKVQISGRLNGAEIARTEWVREGRVPLHTLRADIDYSYKTSRTIYGVIGIKVWIFKGEIIEGEEAPAPAAQPRRRQQRRPQFEDRSSAEG, encoded by the coding sequence ATGGGTCAGAAGATTCACCCAACAGGGTTACGCCTCGGCATCACCAAGTCCCACCTTTCTCGTTGGTATGCTGATGTCAATCGCTACGGTGTCTTGGCTGAAGAAGACAACAAGATCCGTAAGTATATTGAAAAGACCTTGAGCAATGCAGGTATCGCTGAGATTTTGATTGACCGCAAGGCTGATCAAGTTGATCTCGAAATCCGTACCGCTCGTCCTGGTGTAGTTGTCGGTCGTGGTGGTGCTGGTATCGAGCAATTGCGTGTCGGTCTAGTAAAGTACCTTGAACAAGACGGCTCCCTCAAAAAAACAGGAACCAGCCAAGTTCGGATCAATGTTACCGAAGTTACCAGAGTTGATGCAGAAGCACCTCTGATTGCCGAATACATTGCTCAACAAATCGAACGTCGTGTTTCCTTCCGTCGTGTCGTTCGCCAAGCAATTCAAAGAGCGCAGCGTGCAGGCATTGAAGGTATTAAGGTGCAGATCAGTGGTCGTCTCAACGGCGCTGAAATTGCGAGAACTGAGTGGGTTCGTGAAGGTCGCGTACCTCTACATACCCTCCGTGCTGACATTGACTACAGCTATAAAACATCCAGAACTATTTATGGTGTCATTGGCATCAAAGTCTGGATCTTTAAAGGCGAAATTATCGAAGGCGAAGAAGCTCCTGCTCCAGCCGCTCAACCCCGTCGTCGCCAGCAACGTCGTCCCCAATTTGAGGATCGTTCTAGCGCTGAAGGATAA